The Parafrankia irregularis nucleotide sequence TCCACACCCAGCACATGGCGCCCGCCCGCGACGCGCTGCGCGCCGTCGCCCCGGGAATCCAGCCCGGTACGCCGGCACTCGGCCAGCTCTCCAACGCGGACGGCGCACTCGTCCACGACGGAGCCGACCTGGTCGCCCGGCTGGTCACCCAGGTCGCCGCGCCGGTGCGGTGGGACCTGTGCCTCGCCGCCATGCGGGAAGCCGGCGTCACCGCGGTGATCGAGCTTCCGCCCGCCGGGACGCTGGCCGGCATCGCCCGCCGTGAGCTGCGTGGAGCGAAGATCGTCGCGGTGAAGACACCGGCAGATCTCGACGCGGCCCGCGAGCTCGTCGCCGAGCACCTGCCCGCCGCCGCGGCGGTGCCCGCCCAGGCGGCCCCGCTGGTCGGGGCGAGCTCATGACCGGCGCGGGAATGCTGGGGCTGGGTACCTACCGGCCGGCCCGGCTGGTCACCAACGACGACCTCACCCGCCAGGTCGACACCTCCGACGCGTGGATCCAGACCCGGACCGGCATCGCGACGCGGCGCATCGCCGACAGCGAGGAGTCGACGGTCGTGATGGGCGCCAACGCCGCGGAGAAGGCGCTGGCCGCCGCGGGGCTGGCGGCCGCGGACGTCGACGCCGTCATCGGCGCGACCTGTACCGCGCCGTCACAGATCCCGGGAACCGCGCCACAGATCGCCGCTCGTCTCGGTGCGTCCAGCGCCGGCACCTTCGACATCAACGGCGGCTGCGCCGGTTTCTGCTACGCGGTCTCCACCGCCGCCGACATGGTGCGGGCCGGCAGCGCGCGGCACGTCCTGGTCGTCGCGACGGAAAGGCTCTCCGACTACACGGACTGGAGCGACCGCTCCACCTGCATCCTGCTGGCGGACGGCGCCGGATCGGTCGTGATCGGCCCGGCCGACGCCGACCGGATCGGCCCGGCCGTCTGGGGGCACGACGGCTCGCGGCCGGAGGCGATCCAGGTTCCCGGGCGCGGTGACAACGCCTTCCGGATGGAGGGCCCGGCGGTGTTCCGCTGGGCTATCTCGCTGGTCCCCACCTTGCGCACGGTCTGCGAACGGGCCGGAATCGCGCCCGAGGATCTCGCCGCGATCGTGCCGCACCAGGCAAACCTGCGTATTGTCGAGGCGCTCGCCGGCGGCCTCGGCGTGCCCGACGTGCCGATCGCCCGCGATGTGGTGGACTCCGGCAACACGTCCGCAGCCAGCATCCCCCTCGCACTTGACCGGATGATGGAAGCCGGCGAGGTGGTCTCGGGAGACCCGGTACTGCTGTTCGGCTTCGGCGCCGGCCTGACCTACTGCGGGCAGGTGGTTCGATGCCCCTGAACACCATGTCCCCGGGTGCGTCGACTGCCCCCGAGCACCCGTTCCCCTGTGTCATCGCCCCCGTGACGAGGCACCGCACGCACCATCGCTGACCGGGCCGGCCCACCTGGGGCCGACCGTCAGCCGCCGGCTCGACCGGTTCGCGTAACCAGCATCCCGCAACCAGGAGGAAAGCAATGTCGCAAGCGGATATCCTCGACGGCCTCGCCGCGATCCTCGAGGAAGTCGCCGGTGTCGAGCCGGCGGACGTCACCGCCGACAAGACCTTCATCGACGACCTGGACGTCGACTCCCTGTCCATGGTCGAGGTCGTGGTGGCGGCCGAGGAGAAGTTCGGCGTGAAGATCCCGGACGAGGACGTCAAGACCCTCAAGACCGTCGGTGACGCCGTCTCCTACATCCAGCGGGCGGGTGTCGCCGCGTGACACCCACCCCCAGGCAGGTCGTCGTCACCGGCCTCGGGGCAACCACTCCCCTCGGCGGCGACGTGCCGTCCACGTGGGAGGGGCTGCTCTCCGGCCGCTCCGGCGCGCGTCGCCTGACCGAGGACTGGGTCGAACAGCTCCCCGTCCAGATCGCCGCCCCGTTGGCCGTGGAGCCTCCGCTGGGGCGCGTCGAGGCGAGAACCCTCGACCGCAGCCAGCAGATGGCACTGGTGGCCGCACGGGAGGCGTGGGCTGACGCGGGCTCGCCGGAGGTCGACTCCGAGCGGCTGGCGGTGTGCGTCGCGTCGGGGATCGGCGGCGTGCTCACTCTCCTGCACCAGCACGACGTGCTGCGGGAGAAGGGGCCGCGGCGGGTCTCCCCGCACGTCGTCCCGATGCTGATGCCGAACGGCCCGGCGAGCACGGTTGGCCTCGCGTTCGGCGCCAAGGCCGGTGTGCACGCTCCGGTCAGCGCCTGTGCCTCCGGCTCGGAGGCGATCGCGCTGGCGCTGGACATCATCCGCGCCGGGCGGGCGGACATCGTGATCGCCGGCGGCACGGAAGCGGCGATCGCCGCGCTGCCGATCGCCGGCTTCGCCCAGATGCAGGCGCTCTCCAAGCGCAACGACGCGCCGGAGACCGCGTCGCGGCCGTTCGACAAGGGCCGGGACGGCTTCGTGCTCGGTGAGGGCGCGGCCGTTCTCGTGCTGGAGTCCGCGGAGCACGCCGCCGCCCGGGGAGCGCGGGTGCTCGGCACCCTCGCCGGCGCGGGTATCAGCTCGGACGCCTACCACGTGGCCGCGACGGATCCGACCGGTGCGGGTGCCGCCCGGGCGGTACGGGCGGCACTGCGCTCGGCCTCGCTGGAGCCCACGGATGTGATCCACATCAACGCGCACGCCACGTCGACGCCGATCGGCGACGTCGCCGAGGGCGTGGGCCTGCGGCTGGCGCTGGGTGACGCCCTCGACTCGATCGCGGTGACCTCGACGAAGTCGATGACAGGTCACCTGCTCGGGGCGGCTGGCGCGCTGGAGGCCGTGGTCACGCTCCTCTCGCTGCGCGAGCGGATCGTTCCGGCGACGCGCAACCTCGACGCGCTCGACGACGAGATCGCTCTCGACGTCGTGAGCATCGACAACCGTGAGCTCGGAACAGGCGCCGGGCTGTCGAACTCGTTCGGGTTCGGCGGGCACGACGTCTGCCTCGCCTTCACGGTGTAACAGAATCACGACGCAAGACGGATTCACGGTGTGACAGAGTTCGGCGTCTTCCCAGGGCATCATGCCGACGTACCGGCGACGGCATGCCTGGGAAACCCGGACACGCATCTGTCAACGCACGGTTTCGCATGACAACACAGCTTTTCCGCTTTACCGAGCCTTTTCCATCATCGACGCTGAACCTGCCTCAACAGCATTCGACAGATGTGGGAAGGAAAAGGCTCACAGCACGGCTTCTCCGGCTCAGGCTGTAGCCGCCCTCCACAGCCCGCGGCAGCCAGGTCCATCGCTGCCATCTGCGCAGGAGCAGACTGATACCGCTCAACCTAGGAGACCTACGGTGAGTCTGTCCACCATCGATCGCACCGACCCGAGAACACCTGTCGCGCGGCTGAGCCGTTTTTTTGACCCGGATTCCCTTTCTCTGTTCGCCGCCGCCGACAGCTCGGGAGTTGTCGCCGGCCAGGGCCTTGTCGACGGAAACGAGGTCGTCGCCTTCGCGACGGACCCCACCGTCCAGGGCGGTGCGATGGGGCGGGACGGCTGCGCCCGCATCGTGCACGCGATCGAGTCGGCCGTCCGGATGCGTTGCCCCGTCATCGGGATCTGGCACTCCGGCGGAGCACGCCTCCAGGAAGGTGTGGCCTCGCTCGACGGGGTCGGCCGGGTGTTCGCGGCGACGGTCCGGGCCTCCGGTCTGGTGCCGCAGATCTCGCTGGTGCTGGGCGCCGCGGCCGGCGGCGCGGCCTACGGCCCGGCCCTGACCGACCTGGTCATCACCGGGCCCGACGCAAAGGTGTTCGTCACCGGCCCGGACGTGGTCCGCTCGGTGACCGGCGAGCAGTGCACGGCGGACAGCCTCGGCGGGCCCGAGGTGCACTCGACCCGCAGCGGTGTGGTCCACCTCGCCTGTGACTCCGACGATGCCGCCTTCGAGAAGACCCGGGCGATCACCTCGCTGCTGGCCGACCAGGGTGCCATCGGCCACGTCCCGGAGCGCGAGCTCGGTGCGCTGCTGCCGGAGAACCCGCGCCGCGCCTACGACGTCCGCCCGCTGGTGGCCGGGCTGCTCGACGACGAGGTCATCGAGCTGCACCCGAAGTGGGCCCGCAACATCGTGACGGCCCTCGGCCGCATCGGCGGGCGCACCGTCGGCGTCGTCGCGAACAACCCGTTGCGCCGCGGTGGCTGCCTCGACGCGCTGTCGGCGGAGAAGGCGTCCCGCTTCGTGCGGATGTGTGATTCCTTCGGGGTCCCGCTGGTGGTGCTCGTCGATGTTCCCGGCTACCTGCCCGGAGTGGGCCAGGAGTGGGAGGGCGTGGTCCGCCGCGGCGCGAAGCTGCTGTACGCCTTCTCCGAGTGCACCGTTCCCCGGGTCACCGTCGTGACGCGCAAGGCCTACGGCGGCGCCTACATCGCGATGAACGCCCGGTGCCTGGGCGCGACCGCCGTCTACGCCTGGCCCACGGCCCAGCTCGCGGTGATGGGAGCCGAGGCGGCGGTCGGCATCATCCACCGCCGGAAGATCGCCGAGGTTCCCGCGCAGCGCCGCTCGGATGTGGTGGCCGAGCTGGCTGAGGAGCACGTGCGCACCGTCGGTGGCGTCGACCGTGCCGTCGAGCTGGGTGTGGTGGACGCCGTCGTCACCCCGGGCGAGACCCGTGGCGCGGTCGCGACCGTGCTCGCCGAGGCGCTGGCCGCCGCCCGCACGGACAAGAACGTTCACGGCAACATCCCGCTGTAGCTCTGCGCTCGTCTCCGCCTCGCTGTCAGTCGCACCCGGTGTGCCGCTGACAGCGAGGCGGACGCATACCGGGCGCCCCCCGGCCCGGCCGGGATTCCCCGCTCTCGGCCGGCCCCGGTAGTTGGCCGCCCAGGCTCTCGGGCCCCCGCCCCCGCCGTCGCGGGGCCGACGCAGGCCGCCTTCAGGGACCGCTGGGCGCCCCCTCCGGCGGCTCCAGGCGCTCCGCGGGCGCTGAGTTCCCCGCGGGCGCTGAGTTCTTCACAGGCGTTGAGTTCTCCGCGGGCGCCGCGGGCTCCGGATGCTCGGTCTCGGTGAGACGAATCCACGTCCGCACGACGTTGCCCATCTGACGCGGGTTCATCCACAGCGCCGCGCGCGCGAAGATCGGATCCGCGTTGCGCACCAGGTCGACCCGGCCGCCCTCCGCCGCCGGCGCGATCGCCCTGACGTGCTCGAAGCTGATCGAGCCCACCCGGAACGCCTCCGCCGTCACCGGCAGGACCCGCAGCACACTCGCCACGAGCAGCGCGGCTGTCGTCGACGGATGCACGAGCCTGCACTCCCGGCGCAGCCAGGCCGCGGCCGACCTGGTGCCGTCACGCCGCCACAGCCCGCGGCGGTCGAACTCGGCGAGCAGCCGGATCCAGCAGGCATCCGTCGCGTCGACGAGCCGCCGCATGTCGGTCACGAGCACCGCCAGCTCGCCGTCCGGCAGATCGGCTGGATCCACCGCGGCCAGGTGAGCCACCTGCTCGTCGACGTCCTTCATCGCGACCTCCCGACTCCCGCACGCCCACGCGCCGCCGACAACGTCGTCTTCGAACGTATGTTCGACACTACTCGGTCGCGCACCCCAGCACCACCCCGCCTCGCCACACACAGACGGCGCCGGGTCGCCGACGTCGGGTCACCGAGCCGACGAGGCGCCCATCCGGGCCAGAGTCGTCCGCAAAATTACTTAGCATCGCGAAATAATTTGGCGGCATGGAGACGTTGACCGGAACGGAGGTGCACTGTATGAGACGCACGGTCACGTCGAGGGTGGTCCAGCGCGACACGGTCGGCGCACACGACAGCACACGGTCGCGGACCGGCACGTTCGCCGCGCTCCAGGTGCCCAACTTCCGCCTCTTCCTCGGCGGCCAGGTGGTCTCGCTGTGCGGCACCTGGATGCAGATGATCGCCCTCGGGTGGCTGGTCCTCTCGCTGGGCGCGTCGGGCACCGAGCTCGGCCTCGTCACCGCGGCCCAGTTCCTGCCCGTCCTGCTCTTCGGTGCCTACGGCGGTCTGATCGCCGACCGCTCGGACTCCCGCCGGCTGCTGATCTGCACCCAGGTCTCGCTGGCCGCGCTCGCCGCCCTGCTCGGGATCCTGGATCTGACGGGCGTGGCGCGGCTGTGGATGGTCGCGGCCCTCGCGGCGGCGATCGGACTGATCACCGCGGTGGACAACCCGACCCGGCAGAGCTTCGTCCAGGAGATGGTCGGGGCTGAGCATCTACCCAACGCGGTCACGCTGAACTCGGTGACCGTGAACGCGGCCCGGGTCGTCGGCCCGGCGATCGCCGGGCTGGTGATCAGCCTGATCGGGACCAGCGGCTGCTTTCTGCTCAACGCGGCGTCGTTCGCCGCCGTCGTCCTGGCGCTGCGCCGGATGGACGCCGGTGCGCTGGTACCCAGCAAGCCGGTAGCACGGGCGCCCGGCCAGGTGCGTTCCGGCCTCGCCTATGCGATGCGGACGACCGGGCTGCGGGTCCCTCTGATCATGATGGCGGTGGTCGGCGCACTCGCGTACGAGTTCCAGGTGGTCCTGCCGCTGGTCGCGCGCGAGACCTTCGACGGTTCCGCGGCGACCTACAGCCTGTTCACCGGCGCGATGGGCGCCGGTGCCGTGGTCGGCGGCCTGTTCGTGGCCCGGCGCCGCAGCGTCGGCATCGCCGCCCTCGCCCTGGCCTCCGGGCTGTTCGGCGTGGTACTCCTGCTCGCCGCGGCGGCTCCGACGCTGGCTCTGGAGGTAGTCGCGCTGGTCCTGGTCGGTGCGGCCAGCGTCGCCTTCATCGCGACCGGCAACGCGACCGTGCAGCTGTCGTCCGCGCCCGAGATGCGCGGCCGGGTGATGGCGCTGTGGTCCGTCGCGTTCCTGGGCTCGACGCCGGTCGGTGGACCGATCGCGGGCTGGGTGGCCCAGACCTTCGGTGCCCGTGCCGGGCTGGTGTTGGCCGGCGCCGCCGCCGTCGCCGGAGCGTTCTATGCCCTGGCCTCGCTACGCAAGGCCGCCGACCGCGCGACAGCGGCGGTGGCGTCCGAGCAGGCCCAGACGTGCCAGGTTGTGCCCGCCGGCTCCGTTCCGAACGTTCCGAACGTCTCGGACGGGCCGGACGGGCCGGACGGACCTGACGAGCCGGCGGCCAGGCCGGCCCTGGGGGTAGGGAGCGCCGGGCGTCCAGGAGCGGCCGGGCAGGTCCCGGCAGCGGGCCGCTCCGCCACCGCCCTGCAGGACGTCTGATGGCCGACGGCGCCGACGGCAGACGGCGCTGACGGCAGACCTGTGGCCATGCCCGCGTCAGCCGTCGGCACCGTTCCGCGCCGTCAGCTCAGTTCTCGGAGGGCGACGGCATCTCCGGCAGCACCTGCGGCGCGGCCTGCCGCGCCTCGCGGGCCGCCGCCTTGCCGAGCCCGGGCAGCTCCCGGGGAAGGTCCCGCTGCTGCGGCCCGCGGTGTGCCAGCGCGGCCGTGCGGTGGTAGTCCTCCACCAGGACCAGGAAGCCGGGGTC carries:
- a CDS encoding beta-ketoacyl-ACP synthase III, with the protein product MTGAGMLGLGTYRPARLVTNDDLTRQVDTSDAWIQTRTGIATRRIADSEESTVVMGANAAEKALAAAGLAAADVDAVIGATCTAPSQIPGTAPQIAARLGASSAGTFDINGGCAGFCYAVSTAADMVRAGSARHVLVVATERLSDYTDWSDRSTCILLADGAGSVVIGPADADRIGPAVWGHDGSRPEAIQVPGRGDNAFRMEGPAVFRWAISLVPTLRTVCERAGIAPEDLAAIVPHQANLRIVEALAGGLGVPDVPIARDVVDSGNTSAASIPLALDRMMEAGEVVSGDPVLLFGFGAGLTYCGQVVRCP
- a CDS encoding acyl carrier protein, with translation MSQADILDGLAAILEEVAGVEPADVTADKTFIDDLDVDSLSMVEVVVAAEEKFGVKIPDEDVKTLKTVGDAVSYIQRAGVAA
- the fabF gene encoding beta-ketoacyl-ACP synthase II — encoded protein: MTPTPRQVVVTGLGATTPLGGDVPSTWEGLLSGRSGARRLTEDWVEQLPVQIAAPLAVEPPLGRVEARTLDRSQQMALVAAREAWADAGSPEVDSERLAVCVASGIGGVLTLLHQHDVLREKGPRRVSPHVVPMLMPNGPASTVGLAFGAKAGVHAPVSACASGSEAIALALDIIRAGRADIVIAGGTEAAIAALPIAGFAQMQALSKRNDAPETASRPFDKGRDGFVLGEGAAVLVLESAEHAAARGARVLGTLAGAGISSDAYHVAATDPTGAGAARAVRAALRSASLEPTDVIHINAHATSTPIGDVAEGVGLRLALGDALDSIAVTSTKSMTGHLLGAAGALEAVVTLLSLRERIVPATRNLDALDDEIALDVVSIDNRELGTGAGLSNSFGFGGHDVCLAFTV
- a CDS encoding acyl-CoA carboxylase subunit beta, translating into MSLSTIDRTDPRTPVARLSRFFDPDSLSLFAAADSSGVVAGQGLVDGNEVVAFATDPTVQGGAMGRDGCARIVHAIESAVRMRCPVIGIWHSGGARLQEGVASLDGVGRVFAATVRASGLVPQISLVLGAAAGGAAYGPALTDLVITGPDAKVFVTGPDVVRSVTGEQCTADSLGGPEVHSTRSGVVHLACDSDDAAFEKTRAITSLLADQGAIGHVPERELGALLPENPRRAYDVRPLVAGLLDDEVIELHPKWARNIVTALGRIGGRTVGVVANNPLRRGGCLDALSAEKASRFVRMCDSFGVPLVVLVDVPGYLPGVGQEWEGVVRRGAKLLYAFSECTVPRVTVVTRKAYGGAYIAMNARCLGATAVYAWPTAQLAVMGAEAAVGIIHRRKIAEVPAQRRSDVVAELAEEHVRTVGGVDRAVELGVVDAVVTPGETRGAVATVLAEALAAARTDKNVHGNIPL
- a CDS encoding DUF222 domain-containing protein — protein: MKDVDEQVAHLAAVDPADLPDGELAVLVTDMRRLVDATDACWIRLLAEFDRRGLWRRDGTRSAAAWLRRECRLVHPSTTAALLVASVLRVLPVTAEAFRVGSISFEHVRAIAPAAEGGRVDLVRNADPIFARAALWMNPRQMGNVVRTWIRLTETEHPEPAAPAENSTPVKNSAPAGNSAPAERLEPPEGAPSGP
- a CDS encoding MFS transporter yields the protein MRRTVTSRVVQRDTVGAHDSTRSRTGTFAALQVPNFRLFLGGQVVSLCGTWMQMIALGWLVLSLGASGTELGLVTAAQFLPVLLFGAYGGLIADRSDSRRLLICTQVSLAALAALLGILDLTGVARLWMVAALAAAIGLITAVDNPTRQSFVQEMVGAEHLPNAVTLNSVTVNAARVVGPAIAGLVISLIGTSGCFLLNAASFAAVVLALRRMDAGALVPSKPVARAPGQVRSGLAYAMRTTGLRVPLIMMAVVGALAYEFQVVLPLVARETFDGSAATYSLFTGAMGAGAVVGGLFVARRRSVGIAALALASGLFGVVLLLAAAAPTLALEVVALVLVGAASVAFIATGNATVQLSSAPEMRGRVMALWSVAFLGSTPVGGPIAGWVAQTFGARAGLVLAGAAAVAGAFYALASLRKAADRATAAVASEQAQTCQVVPAGSVPNVPNVSDGPDGPDGPDEPAARPALGVGSAGRPGAAGQVPAAGRSATALQDV